One window of Gemmatimonas sp. UBA7669 genomic DNA carries:
- the ccoS gene encoding cbb3-type cytochrome oxidase assembly protein CcoS codes for MSVLFLVLPLALLVVGGAVLAFVWSARSGQYDDLDTPAMRVLGDDPPTRPPE; via the coding sequence ATGAGCGTGCTTTTCCTGGTCCTGCCGCTCGCCCTGTTGGTGGTGGGCGGCGCCGTGCTGGCCTTCGTCTGGAGCGCACGCAGCGGGCAGTATGACGACCTCGACACGCCGGCCATGCGCGTGCTGGGGGACGATCCGCCTACGCGGCCACCCGAGTAA
- a CDS encoding heavy metal translocating P-type ATPase: MSTEAVMAHTVTTPATTQTSTHATTVACAHCGLEVPSGLVDQARERQFCCTGCETAFGILHTHGLAAYYGFAERREGPVRGSGRSYEEFDHPTFAELYVKSLPGGRARTELYLEGIHCASCVWLVERVPLLQSGVLRSELDVRRALAVVEWDPSAVALSEVARTLDALGYAPHPFRGVARADMRRREDRAMLVRIGIAGAIAINVMLTSLALYAGEVNGMEARFEQFFRWMTFAITLPAFIWPGRVFFSGAWAALRTRTLHMDLPIAIALAAGLVRGAINTITGTGPIYFDGLALLIFALLVGRFLQQRGQRLATDSAELLHAIAPDTARIVEQDRLREVPASALLPGMILDVRAGESFAADGVLLDGRTTVNAALLTGESRPTRVEAGGSVYAGTLNVEAPVRVRVEQAGEHSRIARLLQQVEQSAARRAPIVLTANRLAGVFTAVVLVAAAAIFVVKSQLNLPHALDDAIALLIVTCPCALALATPLAITVAVGRAAGNGMLIKGGDALELLAKPGILVLDKTGTLTEGRTTLVAWHGPDWVRELVLSLEAGSSHPLADGFRRAWPHVAVHPVQDAEHVVGGGLRGVVNGHRVQVGSPRFVRQAAPTHNMVWPELAPTLTPVHVAVDGVLVAVAGLGDQVRADALPSLQRLRALGWRTLMLSGDTPDVATAVGQSLGFATSEVTGGASPEDKLRVVEQLKAEGTVVMVGDGVNDAAAIAAAHVGVGVHGGAEACLSTADVYLTQPGLSALVGLHEGARNTLRVIRRNIALSIGYNIVGASLAVAGILSPLIAAVLMPLSSITVVLGSWYGHSFPRRGSSRPTPRANAPAAMQPQPVPQP, encoded by the coding sequence ATGTCCACTGAAGCCGTGATGGCCCACACGGTCACGACGCCTGCCACGACGCAGACCTCGACGCATGCCACGACGGTAGCCTGTGCGCACTGCGGACTCGAAGTGCCCAGTGGCCTCGTGGACCAGGCGCGCGAACGGCAGTTCTGCTGCACGGGCTGCGAAACGGCCTTCGGCATTCTGCACACGCACGGTCTCGCCGCGTACTACGGGTTTGCCGAGCGTCGCGAGGGCCCGGTGCGCGGCAGTGGCCGCAGCTATGAAGAGTTTGACCATCCAACGTTTGCCGAGCTGTATGTGAAGTCGCTGCCCGGCGGACGCGCGCGCACGGAGCTCTACCTGGAGGGTATTCATTGCGCCTCCTGTGTATGGCTGGTGGAGCGCGTGCCGCTGCTGCAGTCTGGCGTGCTGCGCAGCGAACTCGATGTACGCCGTGCACTGGCCGTGGTCGAGTGGGACCCGTCGGCCGTGGCGCTCTCCGAGGTGGCCCGAACGCTCGATGCGTTGGGATATGCGCCCCATCCGTTCCGTGGCGTGGCCCGGGCCGACATGCGTCGGCGCGAAGATCGCGCGATGCTCGTACGCATCGGCATTGCGGGCGCTATTGCCATCAATGTCATGCTCACCTCGCTCGCGCTTTATGCCGGCGAAGTGAACGGTATGGAAGCGCGCTTCGAGCAGTTCTTCCGCTGGATGACCTTCGCCATCACATTGCCCGCCTTCATCTGGCCGGGTCGAGTGTTCTTCAGTGGGGCGTGGGCCGCCTTGCGCACGCGCACGTTGCACATGGACTTGCCGATCGCCATTGCGTTGGCGGCCGGTCTCGTCCGCGGGGCCATCAACACCATCACCGGCACCGGCCCCATCTACTTCGATGGTCTGGCACTACTCATTTTTGCGCTGCTGGTGGGACGCTTTCTGCAACAGCGCGGTCAACGTCTCGCCACCGACTCCGCCGAACTGCTGCACGCCATTGCGCCCGACACGGCGCGCATCGTGGAGCAGGATCGGCTGCGTGAGGTTCCGGCGTCGGCGCTGTTGCCCGGCATGATTCTCGACGTGCGCGCCGGTGAGAGTTTTGCAGCCGACGGCGTGTTGCTGGACGGACGCACGACGGTGAATGCGGCGCTGCTGACTGGGGAATCACGCCCAACGCGCGTGGAAGCAGGTGGCAGTGTGTACGCGGGAACGCTCAATGTGGAAGCGCCCGTGCGTGTGCGTGTCGAGCAGGCCGGCGAACATAGCCGCATTGCACGCCTGCTGCAGCAGGTGGAGCAGAGCGCAGCGCGGCGTGCGCCCATTGTACTCACGGCCAATCGTCTGGCTGGTGTATTTACGGCCGTGGTGTTGGTGGCGGCGGCGGCCATTTTTGTGGTCAAGTCGCAGCTCAATCTGCCGCACGCACTCGACGACGCCATTGCGCTGCTCATCGTGACCTGTCCCTGCGCACTGGCGCTGGCGACGCCGCTGGCCATCACGGTGGCGGTGGGCCGCGCAGCAGGCAACGGCATGCTCATCAAGGGGGGCGACGCGCTTGAGCTGCTGGCCAAGCCCGGCATTCTCGTGCTCGACAAGACGGGTACACTCACCGAGGGACGTACCACCTTGGTTGCGTGGCACGGTCCCGACTGGGTACGCGAGCTCGTGCTGTCACTCGAAGCCGGGTCGTCGCATCCGCTGGCTGACGGATTCCGTCGCGCCTGGCCTCATGTGGCCGTACACCCCGTGCAGGATGCCGAGCACGTGGTGGGCGGTGGTCTCCGTGGTGTGGTGAACGGTCATCGCGTGCAGGTGGGCTCGCCGCGCTTTGTGAGGCAGGCGGCGCCTACCCACAACATGGTCTGGCCCGAACTCGCGCCCACGCTGACGCCGGTGCATGTGGCCGTCGATGGCGTATTGGTCGCGGTAGCAGGATTGGGCGACCAGGTGCGCGCCGACGCCTTGCCCTCGCTGCAGCGTCTGCGCGCATTGGGCTGGCGCACGCTCATGCTGAGCGGCGACACGCCCGACGTGGCTACAGCCGTCGGTCAATCGCTTGGCTTTGCCACCAGCGAGGTGACGGGCGGCGCATCACCGGAAGACAAGCTGCGCGTGGTGGAGCAGCTCAAGGCCGAAGGAACGGTGGTCATGGTGGGCGATGGCGTCAACGATGCGGCCGCCATTGCGGCGGCGCATGTGGGCGTGGGTGTGCATGGCGGTGCGGAAGCCTGTCTGTCCACGGCCGATGTGTATCTCACACAGCCCGGACTCTCCGCACTGGTTGGGCTGCACGAGGGCGCGCGCAACACGCTGCGTGTCATCCGGCGCAACATCGCGCTCAGCATCGGCTACAACATCGTGGGCGCGTCGCTTGCGGTGGCAGGGATTCTCTCGCCGCTCATTGCGGCCGTGCTCATGCCGCTGAGCTCCATCACCGTGGTGCTTGGCAGTTGGTATGGACACTCGTTTCCGCGTCGTGGCTCTTCGCGCCCCACACCAAGAGCCAACGCGCCTGCAGCGATGCAGCCCCAACCGGTACCCCAACCATGA
- the ccoG gene encoding cytochrome c oxidase accessory protein CcoG, with protein MTSVPPTAGRRVLPTLNEDGSRRWIRPKPAHGPWWQRRRVVAYLLMAIFFAAPHLRVFGKPVFLMDLPRREFTLMGYTFLPTDTLLFMFTLGAGVIGIFLLTALFGRAWCGWACPQTVYLEFLFRPIGRWFDGGYAGSRALDKQGAWFTPRRLAKYVTFFLLALFVSHTMLAFFVGTDQLYTWITGSPADHPTAFFFVVLFTGIVWFNFTYFREQTCLIVCPYGRWQAALIDRQSVIVAYDVNRGEPRAHAGATRDPSAGDCIDCKACVQTCPTGIDIRNGLQMECVHCTQCIDACDDIMVKIGKPKGLIRYSSQDAIAGQPRKLLRLRTILYPAVLTILLGGLAITMWRKPAADLTVLRGLDGPFTTEADGRIANQVRIKVTNRRGENMAYPIVFSGLVGTPLEPNAPVLDSTQVTIVAPENPLRIDAGETRTTSVFVLLPPSAFVNGERWVTITLSDERGYLETLRYRLLGPNSSNRSATP; from the coding sequence GTGACCAGCGTCCCGCCAACGGCTGGTCGGCGTGTCCTGCCGACGCTCAACGAGGACGGATCGCGGCGCTGGATCCGTCCCAAGCCCGCGCATGGCCCGTGGTGGCAGCGTCGGCGGGTCGTGGCCTACCTGCTCATGGCCATCTTCTTCGCGGCGCCACATCTGCGCGTCTTTGGCAAGCCCGTGTTTCTCATGGACCTGCCGCGCCGCGAATTCACGTTGATGGGCTACACGTTTCTTCCCACCGACACGCTGCTGTTCATGTTCACGCTCGGCGCGGGCGTGATCGGCATTTTTCTGCTCACCGCCCTCTTTGGACGCGCGTGGTGCGGATGGGCCTGTCCGCAGACGGTGTATCTGGAGTTCCTGTTCCGTCCCATCGGCCGCTGGTTCGATGGCGGCTACGCCGGTTCGCGGGCGCTCGACAAGCAGGGCGCGTGGTTCACGCCACGTCGTCTCGCCAAGTACGTCACGTTCTTCCTGCTGGCGCTGTTCGTATCGCATACCATGCTCGCGTTCTTCGTGGGCACCGATCAGCTCTACACCTGGATTACCGGCAGTCCGGCCGATCACCCCACGGCGTTCTTCTTCGTGGTGCTGTTCACCGGCATCGTGTGGTTCAACTTCACCTACTTCCGCGAGCAGACTTGCCTCATCGTCTGCCCGTACGGTCGCTGGCAGGCGGCGCTCATTGATCGGCAGTCGGTCATCGTAGCCTACGACGTGAATCGCGGTGAACCGCGCGCGCACGCCGGCGCCACACGCGATCCGAGCGCCGGCGACTGCATCGACTGCAAGGCCTGCGTACAGACCTGCCCCACCGGCATCGATATCCGCAACGGCCTGCAGATGGAATGCGTGCACTGCACGCAGTGCATCGATGCCTGTGACGACATCATGGTGAAGATCGGCAAGCCCAAGGGGCTTATCCGCTATTCCTCCCAGGATGCCATTGCGGGTCAGCCACGCAAGCTGCTGCGCCTGCGCACCATTCTGTATCCCGCGGTGCTCACCATCCTCCTCGGCGGCCTTGCCATCACCATGTGGCGCAAGCCGGCGGCAGACCTCACGGTGCTGCGCGGACTCGATGGGCCCTTCACCACCGAAGCCGACGGACGCATTGCCAATCAGGTGCGTATCAAGGTCACCAACCGTCGCGGCGAGAACATGGCCTACCCCATCGTGTTCTCGGGGCTGGTAGGCACGCCACTGGAGCCCAACGCACCGGTGCTGGATTCCACGCAGGTTACGATTGTCGCGCCGGAAAACCCGCTGCGCATTGACGCCGGTGAGACGCGCACAACCAGTGTGTTTGTGCTGCTGCCTCCATCGGCCTTCGTGAACGGCGAACGCTGGGTCACCATCACACTCTCCGACGAGCGCGGGTATCTCGAAACGCTGCGCTACCGTTTACTCGGCCCGAACTCCTCCAACCGGAGCGCTACGCCATGA
- a CDS encoding FixH family protein — protein MKPGIGWPIGIACILGATIVGNLVVMRIAGNDPAFSVEPDYYRKAVHYDSTMAQERRNLALGWQVRSTLSPITASDSAELQVVLTNANAEPLRGAEVAIMARFNARANDTLTATLREDAPGRYLTTLPVRHAGEWEVRVDARMGDAHWQDAQRVQAVRSTRLTDTAP, from the coding sequence ATGAAGCCCGGCATCGGCTGGCCCATCGGCATTGCCTGCATCCTTGGCGCCACGATCGTGGGCAACCTCGTCGTCATGCGCATCGCCGGCAACGACCCCGCCTTCTCGGTGGAACCCGACTACTATCGCAAGGCCGTGCACTATGACTCCACCATGGCGCAGGAGCGTCGCAATCTGGCACTGGGCTGGCAGGTGCGCAGCACCCTGTCACCCATCACCGCGTCGGACAGCGCCGAGTTGCAGGTGGTCCTGACCAACGCCAACGCGGAGCCGCTGCGCGGTGCGGAGGTGGCCATCATGGCGCGCTTCAACGCGCGCGCCAACGACACGCTCACCGCCACGCTTCGGGAAGACGCGCCGGGCCGGTATCTCACCACCCTGCCCGTGCGGCACGCCGGCGAGTGGGAGGTGCGTGTCGATGCACGCATGGGTGATGCGCACTGGCAGGACGCCCAGCGTGTGCAGGCGGTGCGTTCGACACGGTTGACCGACACCGCGCCGTGA
- a CDS encoding cbb3-type cytochrome c oxidase N-terminal domain-containing protein → MSASNDANSTPSTPDGAREQKSPQAPKDKLLDHTYDGIQEYDNPMPRWWLTTFGLTIVFSVIYVINIGPIGAGDGWIADYEKTMREYAAANPAPAGGGATPEQLMALLDDEEALEEGKETYTSYCASCHGPDGGGIIGPNLADAYWLHGGDIGSIYKTVAQGVLAKGMPPWEKSLKPDQLQAVVAYVASLKGSTPANPKAPQGELVTP, encoded by the coding sequence ATGTCCGCGTCCAACGATGCGAACTCCACCCCGTCCACGCCGGATGGGGCACGCGAGCAGAAGTCACCGCAGGCGCCCAAGGACAAGTTGCTTGACCATACCTACGACGGCATTCAGGAGTACGACAATCCGATGCCGCGCTGGTGGTTGACGACATTCGGCCTCACCATCGTGTTCTCGGTGATCTACGTGATCAACATCGGCCCCATTGGCGCCGGTGACGGCTGGATTGCCGACTACGAGAAGACCATGCGCGAGTACGCGGCGGCCAATCCGGCGCCGGCTGGCGGTGGAGCCACGCCGGAACAGCTCATGGCCCTGCTCGACGACGAAGAAGCACTCGAAGAGGGCAAGGAGACCTACACGTCGTACTGCGCCTCCTGTCATGGTCCCGATGGTGGTGGCATCATCGGCCCCAATCTCGCCGACGCCTACTGGCTGCACGGCGGTGACATCGGCTCCATCTACAAGACGGTGGCGCAGGGCGTGCTGGCCAAGGGCATGCCGCCCTGGGAGAAGTCACTCAAGCCCGATCAGCTGCAGGCGGTGGTGGCCTACGTCGCGTCGCTGAAGGGGTCAACGCCTGCCAACCCGAAGGCGCCACAGGGAGAGTTGGTCACTCCGTGA
- a CDS encoding cbb3-type cytochrome oxidase subunit 3 — MKLSDIMSYAQLSAYTEVALVLFLGVFIAITVRTFLPSRRQELEAASRLPLEDDHAVTPRISRTPEDR, encoded by the coding sequence ATGAAGCTCTCCGACATCATGTCCTACGCCCAGCTCTCGGCCTACACCGAAGTCGCGCTGGTGCTCTTTCTCGGTGTGTTCATCGCCATCACGGTGCGCACCTTCCTGCCGTCGCGGCGGCAGGAACTCGAGGCCGCTTCGCGTCTGCCGCTCGAGGATGACCACGCCGTGACGCCGCGCATTTCCCGCACCCCCGAGGATCGCTGA
- the ccoN gene encoding cytochrome-c oxidase, cbb3-type subunit I has translation MSSATSAAAVPPAHRVSGIALDRFSYDDAVVRKFLFATLIWGIVGMLAGLLIALQLANPIFNFSTEYLSFGRLRPLHTNAVIFAFAGNAFFTGAYYSTQRLLKARMWSDGLSSFHFWGWQAIIVAAALTLPLGFTQAKEYAELEWPIDIAIAVVWVAFAVNFFMTLIKRRERHIYVAIWFYIASIVTVALLHIFNNLSVPAGLFKSYSIYAGVQDAFMQWWYGHNAVAFFLTTPFLGLMYYFMPKAAEGPVFSYKLSILHFWSLVFMYIWAGPHHLHYTALPEWASTVGMLFSVMLWAPSWGGMINGLLTLRGAWHKVAQDPILKFFVVAVTAYGMSTFEGPMLSIKSVNALAHYTDWIIAHVHTGALGWNGFMTFGMVYWLLPRLFQTEIYSKRAMELHFWIASVGIVLYVVAIYSAGVTQGLMWRAFDETGRLAYPDFVETVLKLMPMYWMRVVGGSMYIVGMFIFAWNIVKTWQRRPARYEVPVVEAAPLAPKYVEEHPVVPAATLWGRFNQVQWHRAWERAPVLFTVLTTVAVIVASLFEILPTFLIKSNVPTIASVKPYTPLELAGRDLYIAEGCFNCHSQMIRPFRYETERFGEYSKPGESVYEHPFLWGSRRIGPDLAREGGKYPDLWHVRHFENPRAVTANSIMPAYAHFSTKPLDFEGIQARVDAMAMVGVPYGDAVNKAADMAREQARRIAAAIVEQGGPSGLEDKQMIAMVAYMQRLGRDIQVNRTAQTPGGGTGAGTGTGTAGGSH, from the coding sequence ATGTCCTCCGCCACGAGCGCCGCTGCAGTTCCTCCGGCGCACCGGGTGTCCGGTATCGCACTCGATCGGTTTTCGTACGACGACGCGGTCGTCCGCAAGTTCCTGTTCGCGACGCTCATCTGGGGCATCGTGGGCATGCTCGCGGGTTTGCTCATCGCGCTGCAACTGGCGAACCCGATCTTCAATTTCAGCACCGAGTATCTGTCCTTCGGTCGTTTGCGACCGCTGCACACGAACGCGGTGATTTTCGCCTTTGCCGGCAATGCCTTCTTCACCGGCGCGTACTACTCCACGCAACGATTGCTCAAGGCCCGCATGTGGTCGGATGGCCTGAGCAGTTTTCATTTCTGGGGCTGGCAGGCCATCATCGTGGCCGCCGCACTCACATTGCCGCTTGGCTTCACGCAGGCCAAGGAGTATGCCGAGCTCGAATGGCCCATCGATATCGCCATTGCGGTGGTCTGGGTGGCCTTCGCGGTCAATTTCTTCATGACGCTGATCAAGCGCCGGGAACGCCACATCTACGTGGCCATCTGGTTCTACATCGCGTCCATCGTGACCGTGGCGCTGTTGCACATCTTCAACAACCTCTCGGTGCCCGCCGGGTTGTTCAAGAGCTACAGCATCTATGCGGGTGTGCAGGACGCCTTCATGCAGTGGTGGTACGGGCACAACGCCGTGGCGTTCTTTCTCACCACGCCGTTCCTCGGGCTGATGTACTACTTCATGCCCAAGGCCGCTGAGGGGCCGGTGTTCAGCTACAAGCTGTCCATCCTGCACTTCTGGTCGCTGGTGTTCATGTACATCTGGGCCGGTCCGCATCACCTGCACTACACCGCGCTGCCCGAGTGGGCGAGCACGGTGGGCATGCTGTTTAGCGTCATGCTCTGGGCGCCAAGCTGGGGCGGCATGATCAACGGCCTGCTCACGCTGCGCGGCGCCTGGCACAAGGTGGCGCAGGATCCGATTCTCAAGTTCTTCGTGGTGGCCGTGACAGCCTACGGCATGTCCACCTTCGAAGGCCCGATGCTCTCCATCAAGAGTGTCAACGCGCTGGCGCACTACACCGACTGGATCATCGCGCACGTACACACGGGTGCGCTGGGCTGGAACGGCTTCATGACCTTCGGCATGGTGTATTGGCTGCTGCCGCGTCTCTTCCAGACGGAGATCTACAGCAAGCGCGCCATGGAGCTGCACTTCTGGATCGCCTCGGTGGGCATCGTGCTCTACGTCGTGGCCATCTACAGCGCCGGTGTCACGCAGGGTCTCATGTGGCGCGCGTTCGACGAAACGGGACGACTGGCCTATCCCGACTTCGTGGAGACGGTGCTCAAGCTGATGCCCATGTACTGGATGCGTGTGGTGGGCGGGTCCATGTACATCGTGGGCATGTTCATCTTCGCGTGGAACATCGTGAAGACCTGGCAGCGTCGCCCGGCGCGCTACGAAGTGCCGGTGGTGGAGGCTGCGCCGCTCGCGCCGAAGTATGTCGAGGAACATCCGGTGGTACCGGCCGCAACGCTTTGGGGCCGCTTCAATCAGGTGCAGTGGCATCGCGCGTGGGAGCGCGCGCCGGTGCTCTTCACGGTGCTGACCACCGTCGCGGTCATCGTCGCCTCGCTGTTCGAGATCCTGCCCACGTTCCTCATCAAGTCGAACGTGCCGACCATTGCCAGCGTCAAACCGTACACGCCGCTGGAGCTGGCAGGCCGCGATCTCTACATCGCCGAGGGCTGCTTCAACTGCCACTCGCAGATGATCAGGCCGTTCCGCTACGAAACCGAACGCTTTGGCGAGTACAGCAAGCCGGGCGAAAGTGTGTACGAGCATCCCTTCCTCTGGGGCTCGCGTCGCATCGGCCCTGACCTCGCGCGAGAGGGCGGCAAGTATCCGGATCTCTGGCACGTGCGGCACTTCGAGAATCCGCGGGCGGTCACGGCCAACTCCATCATGCCGGCCTACGCGCACTTCAGCACCAAGCCGCTGGATTTCGAGGGCATTCAGGCCCGCGTGGATGCCATGGCCATGGTGGGTGTGCCGTATGGCGACGCCGTCAACAAGGCGGCCGACATGGCGCGCGAGCAGGCACGTCGCATTGCCGCTGCCATCGTGGAGCAGGGTGGCCCGTCCGGCCTCGAGGACAAGCAGATGATCGCCATGGTGGCCTACATGCAGCGACTCGGCCGTGACATCCAGGTCAACCGCACGGCACAAACGCCGGGGGGCGGCACGGGCGCCGGCACGGGTACCGGCACGGCAGGAGGATCGCACTGA
- a CDS encoding sulfite exporter TauE/SafE family protein, with product MILSTSGIFLASLVGSVHCAGMCGGFVCLYTQGAESPNRMHHAWYNGGRLLSYLALGALAGALGAQVTRLGVLVGVSRAAALVAAVLMVGWALSTIAARQGVVLSRMQAPEAWQRAIGSLLRPLRHMPPAQRALATGLLTTLLPCGWLYVFVAAAGGTGQVSTAMLTMFVFWLGTVPALVAVGVGAQRVLAPLRQRLPVLSAAVVLVIGLLTVAGHLSGTALPGVQHVH from the coding sequence GTGATCCTCAGCACCTCGGGCATCTTTCTGGCCAGTCTGGTGGGCAGCGTGCACTGCGCCGGCATGTGCGGCGGGTTCGTGTGTCTGTACACGCAGGGCGCTGAGTCGCCAAACCGCATGCATCATGCCTGGTACAATGGTGGCCGTCTCCTGTCCTACCTGGCGTTGGGCGCGCTGGCTGGTGCGCTTGGTGCGCAGGTGACACGGCTCGGGGTGCTGGTTGGCGTCTCACGTGCCGCCGCCCTCGTGGCGGCAGTACTCATGGTGGGCTGGGCGCTGTCGACCATCGCCGCACGACAGGGTGTGGTGTTGTCGCGCATGCAGGCGCCGGAAGCCTGGCAACGCGCCATTGGTTCGCTGCTGCGTCCGTTGCGCCACATGCCACCGGCGCAGCGCGCGCTGGCCACGGGGCTGTTGACTACTCTGCTGCCCTGTGGATGGCTGTATGTATTTGTGGCGGCGGCCGGTGGCACCGGTCAGGTATCAACGGCCATGCTGACGATGTTCGTGTTCTGGCTGGGAACAGTGCCGGCGCTGGTGGCGGTGGGTGTGGGTGCGCAGCGTGTACTGGCGCCACTGCGTCAGCGCCTGCCGGTGCTCAGTGCTGCGGTGGTGCTGGTCATCGGGCTGCTCACCGTGGCCGGCCACCTGAGTGGAACCGCCCTGCCTGGAGTACAGCATGTCCACTGA
- a CDS encoding universal stress protein, producing the protein MPASRTAEDLRTTYEATRAPLGPLLVATDTSTASDAAFRLADAMSRQTGAAVQVVSAVPPNALPTYGFEAVAFPGLPAEALMADRRTAVVAQLGHSGPEDWDWPITVRVGEPAREISALARAHEARLVLVGRGKHPLVERLFSGETVLRLLQQGDTPVFAVDARLERLPQRVVIATDFSVFSIYAAQVALDFVAPHASIELVHIAPRLSDTGAAVKDFVAEYREQAAASFAALLDRIRRPGLSFTTTVLEGHVGNTLVAHLHAQPADVVVTATHGYGFMRRMMLGSVAATLVREAPCSVLCVPGSARTQAAARARQAVQREHTHVWPDDTLAESLDAFTQRQQGRLCSVEVHQYDIGVQPLGHHLPLRGMTWEADTRSVVLTFGGESAGSAHLTHAIGNVEEIARLTDLHGGDHMLQIKYPAGETLVMLE; encoded by the coding sequence ATGCCCGCATCACGCACCGCCGAAGATCTTCGCACCACCTACGAGGCCACGCGCGCCCCACTCGGCCCGCTACTCGTAGCCACCGATACCTCCACCGCGTCCGACGCGGCATTTCGTCTGGCGGACGCGATGAGTCGGCAGACGGGCGCGGCCGTGCAGGTGGTAAGCGCCGTGCCACCCAACGCCCTGCCAACCTACGGCTTCGAGGCGGTGGCCTTTCCTGGTCTGCCGGCCGAAGCACTCATGGCCGATCGTCGCACGGCGGTGGTGGCGCAGCTGGGGCACTCCGGGCCGGAGGACTGGGACTGGCCCATCACCGTGCGCGTCGGGGAGCCAGCCCGGGAGATCTCCGCGCTGGCACGCGCGCACGAAGCACGGCTGGTACTGGTGGGGCGCGGCAAGCATCCGCTCGTCGAGCGACTCTTCAGTGGCGAAACCGTGTTGCGACTTCTGCAGCAGGGCGACACGCCCGTGTTTGCGGTCGATGCGCGTCTAGAGCGCTTGCCACAGCGCGTCGTCATCGCCACGGACTTCAGCGTGTTCAGCATTTACGCAGCCCAGGTGGCGCTCGACTTTGTGGCTCCGCACGCGAGCATTGAGTTGGTGCATATCGCGCCGCGCCTAAGCGACACCGGTGCGGCCGTGAAAGACTTCGTGGCAGAGTACCGCGAGCAGGCGGCCGCCAGCTTTGCGGCGCTGCTCGATCGCATTCGTCGGCCCGGGCTGTCGTTTACCACGACCGTACTCGAAGGTCATGTCGGCAATACCCTCGTGGCTCATCTGCATGCGCAGCCGGCCGATGTTGTCGTCACGGCCACTCACGGCTACGGCTTCATGCGCCGCATGATGCTGGGCAGTGTGGCGGCCACGCTGGTACGGGAAGCGCCGTGTTCGGTGCTCTGCGTGCCGGGCAGTGCGCGCACACAGGCCGCTGCGCGGGCGCGTCAGGCTGTGCAGCGTGAGCACACGCACGTCTGGCCAGACGATACGCTGGCCGAGTCACTGGACGCGTTCACCCAGCGGCAGCAGGGGCGGCTGTGCTCGGTCGAGGTGCATCAGTACGACATTGGCGTGCAGCCGCTCGGTCATCATCTGCCGTTGCGTGGCATGACCTGGGAGGCAGACACGCGGAGTGTGGTCCTGACCTTCGGCGGCGAATCCGCCGGCAGCGCGCATCTCACGCATGCCATCGGCAACGTGGAGGAAATCGCACGGCTTACCGATCTGCACGGCGGAGACCACATGCTGCAGATCAAGTATCCGGCTGGTGAAACGCTGGTGATGCTCGAATAG